The genomic stretch AATTCTGAAAACACTCAAAACTTCCAGCGTCGGACTCGGGCGTCCCTTGGATGGCCGCCATCTTTGCAACACGCTTGACAGTTCGAccagagatgagtagggagatctccaacgctcggcttttcgtgataccagctaagttggagcgtcgacgtgacacctaggcggccacgcaccgaaggtggcccatttccgacctgacaccaggcggccatgcaccgaaggtggcccacaatcgtgtatatatagatacactCGGTTGCTCGAGCAAGTggttgccaatcgcatccttgtccccgctcgcacagatgtttccaggaatgcaagaattgggattttttttgtttcagttatgaatgtcagcgaataaaagtatctccagatttgataaatcttgGATTCAATTAGCGGACGCTGAACCAAATTAATTAACTACTCCCAgtccgaatacttttttttttttaatatatattatttttttattgatatgaaaataggtgacgcctggtgttctcgaatatttgtacacgcagtctatggaaaaatatacgaagccagctcgataacatttatgcaaaatgtgcaatgggcaagtggttgggggaaattttttttttctcgaactgaatCTTCCAGAGAAGCATCAGCGAATTCCAAGCAAGCTCCATAAACATACCGAGCAAACGCGCACTCACGGACGTAGCTGTGGTGTGGCTGAGTGGATACCACATGAGGATGAGTTTTCAATCACAGGTTTTTGCGCGAAGTTTTCCTGTATTTAAGTTAATTACTGCTGCCTTTGCTATGATACTGCATTCAAGTCTTAAACAAAACactaaaaaataagttaaccacttaatgtaaaacaaaatgttagattgagcttaaaatttcagccggagttacataaactaagataattacaagcgcaacattgtaaatattgtacatttattgttcatctaaataaatatggtttcctcctcaaaaaaaacaaacaacatgAGGATGGAGTGATGCGGGACACGGGTTCGATCGCAGTTCactctttatttatttattttttttaaattcaatcccggcttttgattttgtattttcggagaaaaaaaacaaatgaaagaaagaaaatttccagagccggtcgattttttccttctttccttttgctttctttttaCTGAACCCACCCTTTttgtagtgggggtaacccagaagagaacaaataattgaaacaataaaattccgagagtgaatcgatttgttccccgtttttggcgcctcttttcttaataaggaaaagttttgacagtaatgaaaaatagagattactaaaaacaaatgtattgtttttttttaataacaccggcccactaaaaaaaaaaaaaatggtctgtacttttgaccggacctacctatctttatgtattttgacgcactgaatccgaatctgaagtTAGTTTTGCCCGTACatcctcaaaattttgagtaaattgcaaaaaaccataaaaatagCCAAAAATTAGCAGttttggtaagaaaaaaatttgtggaacTATAGAccaagtatgatttttatgcattttggtCCGCTAAACCCAAATCTGAAGTTTATTCAACCATAAGccttttaaaatttgattgagccggtgttattaaaaaacaatacatttgtttttagtaatctctattttccattactgtcaaaacttttccttattaaaaaaaaaacgcccatTTTATATCAGTCTTGACGAGCATTTCTTAAGAATTTTGAGAGATGCGAGATCGGaacgacaaaattatttcagtagcaACAATGTATGGACCCCTCTCCTTTTCTGATATTGGCAGCCAGTTAAGAGGCTTCACAGTGTTCAGTTTAGTGCCAGCAGCTCTCGAGGTAGCAAGATGGTAAGTGAATTACATAATCATTTTACATGTATGGAAAAACCGGCAGGTTTGACGATCGTCTATTTACTTTATAgattaagaagagaaaaaaagggaaggacCTGTAgtcgtattttatactttacttaattttccttgaattgtcaaacgtttttatttttgattgtatAGGAAGAAGGTGTGTGGGGAATTCCATTATAGTGCCCAAGAATGTAATACACATTTTCGATcgttttaacttttttttttttttgggaaaacATGTTCctcaatttacaaatttcctTAATGTTTTggtattcaaatcgattcttaacaattttgcgcACAGGTGggatttctttaattattttttccctaaaCCTGAGGATATTTCCTATCTGAGATCACTGTCAATAGGCGAGATTCCGGAAATCATtaaattacctttttttctaattaaaaagaaaatcacataAGGCCACTAAGAgctcgaaatgaaaatctgaaaaaattagagatggttttttatattcaaagccattaacgtaaaaaatcCGTTTAACGATCATCCTAATagatatacattgtatattgggcattccacgtcaaatttgCAACCCATGTACCTCACCCTCTTCGCTTTTGATAATTGTTTGGTATGATGTTGCAACCACGGTTTCAATCGACTTGAAACAGCGTCGgaattttttgcagatttcTTTAGCCACcactgaaatagaaaaaaattgaaaaaccaatTCCGAAAACGCTTCTTttaaaatactgaaaaaattcacactgattttataattaaaaatatgattctTAAGCAGGAGACGATAACGGGATCTCAACATTTACTACTTTTCtagcaagttttttttctcatgccGGAATTGGAGtttctatttatttgttcGGTCATAAATTTCTCTATTATTAATggatttcgatttttctgaaatctAGAGGAATGCCAGAAGGCCTGAATATAGTTCATAccatttcattctttttttttaagttattCAAAGATccaagaaaattaaaaacttgcgAAAACAATAGTAAATGTAGAGATCCCGTTATCGTCTCGTGCTTAAGAatcataattttaattataaaatcagtgtgaattttttcagtattttaaAAGAAGCGTTTTCGGAattggtttttcaatttttttctatttcagtgGTGGCTAAAgaaatctgcaaaaaattcCGACGCTGTTTCAAGTCGATTGAAACCGTGGTTGCAACATCATACCAAACAATTATCAAAAGCGAAGAGGGTGAGGTACATGGGTTGcaaatttgacgtggaatgcccaatatacaatgtatatctATTAGGATGATCGTTAAACGgattttttacgttaatggctttgaatataaaaaaccatctctaattttttcagattttcatttcgagcTCTTAGTGGCCTtatgtgattttctttttaattagaaaaaaaggtaatttaATGATTTCCGGAATCTCGCCTATTGACAGTGATCTCAGATAGGAAATATCCTCAGGtttagggaaaaaataattaaagaaatccCACCTGTgcgcaaaattgttaagaatcgatttgaataccAAAACATTAaggaaatttgtaaattgagGAACATgttttcccaaaaaaaaaaaaaagttaaaacgATCGAAAATGTGTATTACATTCTTGGGCACTATAATGGAATTCCCCACACACCTTCTTCCTatacaatcaaaaataaaaacgtttgacaattcaaggaaaattaagtaaagtataaaatacgacTACAGgtccttccctttttttctcttcttaatcTATAAAGTAAATAGACGATCGTCAAACCTGCCGGTTTTTCCATACATGTAAAATGATTATGTAATTCACTTACCATCTTGCTACCTCGAGAGCTGCTGGCACTAAACTGAACACTGTGAAGCCTCTTAACTGGCTGCCAATATCAGAAAAGGAGAGGGGTCCATACATTGTtgctactgaaataattttgtcgttCCGATCTCGCATCTCTCAAAATTCTTAAGAAATGCTCGTCAAGACTGATATAAAatgggcgttttttttttaataaggaaaagttttgacagtaatggaaaatagagattactaaaaacaaatgtattgttttttaataacaccggctcaatcaaattttaaaaggCTTATGGTTGAATAAACTTCAGATTTGGGTTTAGCGGaccaaaatgcataaaaatcatacttggTCTATAgttccacaaatttttttcttaccaaaaCTGCTAATTTTTGGctatttttatggttttttgcaatttactcaaaattttgaggatGTACGGGCAAAACTAacttcagattcggattcagtgcgtcaaaatacataaagataggtaggtccggtcaaaagtacagaccattttttttttttttagtgggccggtgttattaaaaaaaaacaatacatttgtttttagtaatctctatttttcattactgtcaaaacttttccttattaagaaaagaggcgccaaaaacggggaacaaatcgattcactctcggaattttattgtttcaattatttgttctcttctgggttacccccactacaaAAAGGGTGGGTTCAGtaaaaagaaagcaaaaggaaagaaggaaaaaatcgaccggctctggaaattttctttctttcatttgttttttttctccgaaaatacaaaatcaaaagccgggattgaatttaaaaaaaataaataaataaagagtGAACTGCGATCGAACCCGTGTCCCGCATCACTCCATCCTcatgttgtttgttttttttgaggaggaaaccatatttatttagatgaacaataaatgtacaatatttacaatgttgcgcttgtaattatcttagtttatgtaactccggctgaaattttaagctcaatctaacattttgttttacattaagtggttaacttattttttagtGTTTTGTTTAAGACTTGAATGCAGTATCATAGCAAAGGCAGCAGTAATTAACTTAAATACAGGAAAACTTCGCGCAAAAACCTGTGATTGAAAACTCATCCTCATGTGGTATCCACTCAGCCACACCACAGCTACGTCCGTGAGTGCGCGTTTGCTCGGTATGTTTATGGAGCTTGCTTGGAATTCGCTGATGCTTCTCTGGAAGattcagttcgagaaaaaaaaaatttcccccaaccacttgcccattgcacattttgcataaatgttatcgagctggcttcgtatatttttccatagactgcgtgtacaaatattcgagaacaccaggcgtcacctattttcatatcaataaaaaaataatatatattaaaaaaaaaaaagtattcggacTGGGAGTAGTTAATTAATTTGGTTCAGCGTCCGCTAATTGAATCcaagatttatcaaatctggagatacttttattcgctgacattcataactgaaacaaaaaaaatcccaattcttgcattcctggaaacatctgtgcgagcggggacaaggatgcgattggcaaccACTTGCTCGAGCAACCGagtgtatctatatatacacgattgtgggccaccttcggtgcatggccgcctggtgtcaggtcggaaatgggccaccttcggtgcgtggccgcctaggtgtcacgtcgacgctccaacttagctggtatcacgaaaagccgagcgttggagatctccctactcatctctggTTCGACTACTCCGTGAGCTCAACCCACCGTTCCACTGCTCTGGGACAATCCGCCTGGCGCAGCAGCCGACTGCAATTCGGTAAACACCATTCTGCGTCATGCGCAATCGCCATTGCGCAGCTGTCTTCGACAATCGAGACTTGCGTGGCGATATCTGTTTTCGAACGAATGGATAGGGTCGCGTTTCAACgcttcaaaatttgaattgccCTGCGAAAAATGATTTGCCTGATTCGATCAATGCATTTTGCATTGTCTTACATCTGATTATGAGGACTGCATCCACAATGTGTGACTCgaacaagaaaatattttgtgaaatattccCGAAATGCAAATAGGGCTGGACGTGGCTCCACTTTCTAAAAAAAGTTATTGGTAGTGAGGACTCAAGAGCCAAGAGACGACTAGGTCCAGCAGTTTTTTGGTAAATAGTAGAGAGTGCAAATCGATTTTGTGCCCTGAAAGATCCAGCAATTCAGCGGCGTTAGTATTTTGCGACAGTGAGTAAATTTTACttgttccattttttcaactatattCAAGtgtttattaataatattaaggtTTCTTGAGTTACGTATATAAATACGGTGCCATTTATGAACATATACTTCGAAATATAAGGTATGGCAGAAAGGAGCGCAAAGGAAGTACGTTATTATTTACGTAATCGagagtttcaaaattttcatgagAAAATACCGATACTTTATACGATAGCTCAGACTTCTGTTCAGTTCTGACGCTCGGGTCTCATCTGGCATCAAAGTGACCTTTCACGCTTTtctggaaaaaatattgtatagaGCACGCCCGTATAGTGTTTTTAggtcgaaaaatgattttagTACTCACGTTTGTTCCGTCTTTAGCTCGTACTTAAATCACCATCTTTATCCTAAAAACACCCACATAcctacttgaaaaaaaaaaacaaaacgctGGCTGCTCTAACATTTGTAGTGAGGTTGAACGGAGCACATATAATTCATTCAAGTTTAATAAGTGCACTGTCAGTAAGTGTCACAGTAAAGATTTGTGTTAGTATTATTATGTTTTCAGTAATTTTTCGATTCGGTGATCAGGAAATTAGGGACAAGTTCTTCAGCACTTTTCGGAAAGGTTTGAAACATACTGTCTATGggctaatttttcattcttgaGCAATGAGTTGAATCTTTCAGTTCTTACGTTCACGAAaggtaagaaataaaatagaacCTTATAGAAATGAGGAGTAATGCGCTAACGTCGTTTCCTAAGTTTGTAATTCGCTGAATCTCAACAAGTATGGCCGTGACTCGTGTCAAAATACGGTTACTCAGTGGCCATGCTCTGTATTATCCATTGCTTTCGTGATGGTAAGTCGAGCCTGTTACCGACACGCGTTTACGactgaaaattagtttcaaaaatttatttcttgttaGAGGACGCTAGTACTGATCACTGTAACCGTTCACCGGTGATTTACTGTAGGAACCGCCGAGTATGTGGAAGAAATATGTAATACGTGTtatattaatttgttttcagTCCGTCCTATAAATAAGTACGAAATAAAGGTTTACAGttttgatttatttgtacaaaaaatacgatataacgatttattttcataattcgcGGAAGGAAGTCAAACTACTATCCATATTCACAACAAAGCCCGTGTTTTTACTTCAGAAAATTCCATTCTGGATGAAACTAAaatcaaaatacaaattattaatatacaaaCTCAATAATCTATATGGGATTTATGTTGATTAATAGTTGTTTTGACTTTCGATGTATTTAAGAACGGATAATAACATGGGcgcattcaaattttcactgtTGACTGTTGTGCTTGTGTCGGTTTTCGGTTGGTAGACAAAAGGAATTCTTTATCGTATTAGCGGATCTGGTATAGTTGGGAAATGGCACAGAATATAAACCCGTTCTACTCGTCTCAAAGTACGCCTAACAAAGCTAAGGAGGAAAAGCAGAACGTCCCAAAAGACAATCATGCAGTGAGCAAAAGGTAGGTACAATCTCTACCTCAATTTTCCCAGCCCTCGCGCAGTATCGACATTCGGTCAAACGGAATTCAATTACTTACGTACGCACTTGGTATGATCAAACTGGGGATTCCACCGCGTTTTTCAGCCCCATAACCAAACTTTACTCCCATTATTTCCAAATCTCTCACTCACGCCAAATGATATGCTCGCGTTTATTTCACAGGCTTCAAAAGGAACTCCTAGTCCTGATGACCAGTACTGAAAAAAGTGTATCTGCCTTTCCAGACGGTGAGAACCTTTTCAAGTGGATCGGAACCATAACCGGCCCACGAGACACGGTAAGGTATTCTTGTACCTCACATACAGTTTTTGTCAAGATAAAATCTcttcgagtaaaaaattttaaaccaatGTACGAGGCAATGGTgcttcgaaaaaaatatttccagaCTTTACGCTCCTTACACGATTCCCGGAAAGTTAGTCTGCTCGATCATTCTGTGTTTCGAGATATTTTGTATACTGTTCAACGTGTCTTGTGACAATCTAGAGATAACCCAGTAGCTGGATGTCTAATTGCGAAGTTGATTGATCGCTAAGCtcgattgaaaaacaaattcaaaagtattatatattatgaaTTGTTGTTCAAAGTCAGGCATGGTACAAAGCGTGAGGCCATTCATTTACAAATTGAATGAAAGACTTTAGCTTATCAGAATTAAATTGACAATAGgaaatttccaattatttttcaatgcttTCCTATGATTGTGATGTTTGAATCAAGGTAAATATTATCGTACAAAGTCCTGTTTTGTTGGTTTAGTGCGCAATACTGCAGTAACGGAGTAATGTATATAATCTAATGTAATAAACAGGTATATGTGGGGCTGACGTACAAGCTGACACTGGAGTTCCCACACAGTTATCCGTACAGTGCTCCGGTGGTGCGCTTTGCTACCCCCTGCTTTCATCCAAACGTCGATTCAGCCGGTAACATCTGTCTGGATATATTGAAAGACAAATGGAGTGCGTTGTATGATGTTCGTACCATACTTCTATCTATACAATCTTTGCTAGGGGGTAAGTGTTTCAAATTATAGTCATTGATTTGTTTCATCCTCGTTTAACAGATAATAGGTCTGTAAAATCTATACCAAATATGAAgtatgtttttttgtttcaatttataaACTGTCTGAGCTTTctagaaatatatttaactACGTTCGCATGAATAATTTGTCTTTCCTTGGTTTGTTTTCTGTAGAGCCGAACAATGAAAGTCCACTGAATCCTCAGGCCGCTGAATTGTGGCCGAATCAAACGGAGTACAAGAAACATTTGCACGAAGAATATCGTAAAGCTCCCAGTCATGCCAATCAGGACTCATGATAAGCCTAATCTTCCACACTCCTTTATCGCTCTATTACCACTATCGTAATTCTCAGTACAGTTAAAGTACACGTACAATTGAGGCATGCGAGAAACACGCATTATTATGACGAATATGTACCTacgaccttttttttttttttgttttcgctACCCTAACTTTACTTTAGTAGACATACATACGAATGTTGGTCACGTTTTTgacgtaataataaaattgtaatatgTAATCGAAACCTCTTCAAAGAACAAATTAAAACTTTGTGATTGTTAATAATTCACACCTCTACGAGGTTTCTAGTAATATAGTGTGATTTACTTTCGCGTAAAGTGAGCATGTATACAAGTTCATTTATATAGGGGACTGATCTCAAATACACGCCGTCTacattcataattttattatttgtttgattttgaataaaaacaaacgtttatttattttatatat from Neodiprion virginianus isolate iyNeoVirg1 chromosome 3, iyNeoVirg1.1, whole genome shotgun sequence encodes the following:
- the LOC124300460 gene encoding ubiquitin-conjugating enzyme E2 C — its product is MAQNINPFYSSQSTPNKAKEEKQNVPKDNHAVSKRLQKELLVLMTSTEKSVSAFPDGENLFKWIGTITGPRDTVYVGLTYKLTLEFPHSYPYSAPVVRFATPCFHPNVDSAGNICLDILKDKWSALYDVRTILLSIQSLLGEPNNESPLNPQAAELWPNQTEYKKHLHEEYRKAPSHANQDS